The proteins below are encoded in one region of Saccopteryx leptura isolate mSacLep1 chromosome 1, mSacLep1_pri_phased_curated, whole genome shotgun sequence:
- the LOC136388613 gene encoding olfactory receptor 5B21-like: MTPGELALARGNHTPVTQFVLLGFSNYPDVQELLFGAFLLIYAVTVAGNLGMMALILTDSHLHSPMYFFLSVLYFLDICYSSVVTPKLLVNFLASDKSISFEGCVVQLAFFVVHVTAESFLLASMAYDRFVAICRPLEYSSVMTKGTCLQLVAASYAFGGANSALQTGNVFALPFCGPNQVTHYFCDILPLLRLACANTATARVVLSISSALVTLLPAAVILTSYSLVLVAIGRMHSAAGREKVLSTCASHFLAISIFYGTVVFTYVQPHGFTNDTSDQVVSIFYTIIIPMLNPFIYSLRNQEVKDALQRKLQVNIFPR; the protein is encoded by the coding sequence ATGACACCTGGAGAACTAGCCCTTGCCCGTGGCAATCACACCCCAGTTACCCAGTTCGTCTTGCTGGGATTCTCCAATTACCCAGACGTCCAGGAGCTTCTTTTTGGAGCCTTCCTGCTCATCTACGCCGTAACAGTGGCGGGCAACCTGGGAATGATGGCACTCATCCTCACAGACTCCCATCTCCATAGCCCCATGTACTTTTTCCTCAGTGTCCTCTATTTCCTTGATATTTGTTACTCTTCTGTGGTCACTCCTAAGCTGTTGGTCAACTTTCTGGCCTCTGATAAGTCCATCTCTTTCGAGGGCTGCGTGGTCCAGCTGGCCTTCTTTGTGGTGCACGTCACAGCTGAGAGCTTCCTGCTAGCCTCCATGGCTTATGACCGCTTCGTGGCCATCTGCCGACCCCTCGAGTACAGTTCTGTTATGACCAAGGGGACCTGTCTCCAGCTGGTGGCTGCTTCCTATGCATTCGGTGGAGCTAACTCTGCACTCCAGACTGGGAATGTCTTCGCTCTGCCTTTCTGCGGGCCCAACCAGGTGACACACTACTTCTGTGACATCCTACCCCTTCTCCGCCTGGCGTGTGCCAACACGGCCACAGCAAGAGTGGTCCTCTCTATCTCCTCTGCTCTGGTGACCCTTCTGCCCGCTGCAGTCATCCTCACCTCCTACAGCTTGGTCCTGGTGGCCATTGGGAGGATGCACTCGGCGGCTGGGAGGGAGAAGGTCCTCTCTACGTGTGCCTCCCACTTCCTGGCCATCAGCATTTTCTATGGCACTGTGGTTTTCACGTACGTTCAGCCTCATGGATTCACTAATGATACCAGTGACCAAGTAGTGTCTATCTTCTACACCATTATAATTCCCATGCTCAACCCCTTCATCTACAGCCTCCGAAATCAGGAGGTGAAGGACGCCCTGCAGAGGAAGCTCCAGGTCAACATCTTTCCCCGCTGA